Proteins found in one Panicum hallii strain FIL2 chromosome 4, PHallii_v3.1, whole genome shotgun sequence genomic segment:
- the LOC112888774 gene encoding uncharacterized protein LOC112888774, with protein sequence MALQLRRLLPHGYAQRHRAVTHALLPPPLPTMLQFGTFQRYSSTPWAFLPFHPCEMCGVAFRCNSARQISSRKSSGVALRPKSSAFFTTGLLGKHSPICFKATDNCGIALKANNIGNSRPFSTACSKKLRFLSKNNCSFGNLNMRREDGSAAHGLFHRSEKRQSTLAACSTVADEASASTSNSSKSVTSAKTGTAKRKSSRGSKKEVDGDMNEKKVPTKKKRIFSRTRKAATKTTGSISENQEDKKADNSKSKKGADSSKENKVNNRSKSKAKVSAASTVPDEAEICMKTSNGGSHSETKPLVPLYPPTAKSVVVVESATKAKVIQNYLGDMYEVLPSYGHVRDLAGRSKSVRPDDDFSMVWEVPAAAWTHLKSIKVALKGAENLILASDPDREGEAIAWHIKEMLEQQGALACDVTVARVAFHEITEYAIKKALTSPRYIDMDLVNAYLARRSLDYLIGFGISPLLWRKLPGCQSAGRVQSAALALVCDREAEIEQFKPQEYWTVQTDFKTQFADPSNHTFISSRIKLLNSKKLDQLSICSQEEAQAIEKRIHSSQFEVIGVKRSKIQKNPPMPYITSSLQQDAANKLHFTAGHTMKVAQKLYEGMNLSSEEATGLITYMRTDGFHISDGAAEDIRSLVKERYGEEYAAEDIRKYLKKVKNAQEAHEAIRPTSIRRLPSSLVGVLDDDSLKLYTLIWKRTMACQMEASRIDLIQVDIGTPKGDMSFHSSASRLDFKGYQAVYEDSEASPSSDSSVGDSVHEGNFDALSKLKVKDLVSPVNVHLGQHFTKPPSRYSEGALIKKLEELGIGRPSTYASILKVLQDRKYVTIKGRVLHPEFRGRMVSAFLLHHFSEVADYSFTANMETELDNVSAGSTEWKGLLKDYWERFSKYCADASKLDGRKVERMLEEKFGPILFPDVDKDSRICPSCSEGTLRFKVSRYGEGYFIGCDRHPKCKYIARSLSQQEDETEPTDEGPKSFEPRLLGVMPDSNEKVFLKQGPYGHYVQVGEDKKGLFPKRASLSEVKDIDTVTLDDAIELLQYPKILGKHPDDDHPVLITHSKVGYNIKHRRSLAALPKNMDPKKITLERALKLLSGKSVRQIGRPKGKSKTKEPIEWH encoded by the exons ATGGCGCtccagctccgccgcctcctcccgcaCGGCTACGCCCAGCGCCACCGCGCCGTCACCCACGCTctcttgccgccgccgctccccacaATG CTTCAGTTCGGGACATTTCAGAGATATTCTTCCACCCCTTGGGCCTTTTTGCCTTTCCATCCTTGTGAAATGTGCGGGGTTGCATTCAGATGCAATTCAGCAAGGCAAATATCTTCAAGAAAAAGTTCTGGGGTTGCCCTACGGCCCAAAAGTAGTGCCTTTTTTACTACTGGGCTTCTTGGCAAGCATAGTCCCATATGTTTCAAAGCCACAGACAACTGTGGAATTGCTTTAAAGGCTAATAATATTGGTAATTCACGACCATTCTCAACTGCATGCAGTAAAAAGCTAAGGTTCCTCTCTAAAAATAATTGTTCGTTCGGAAACCTAAATATGAGAAGGGAAGATGGAAGTGCTGCACATGGTTTGTTTCACAGATCTGAGAAACGACAAAGCACATTAGCTGCATGTAGTACTGTTGCTGACGAGGCTTCAGCATCTACTAGTAATAGCAGCAAGAGTGTTACCAGTGCTAAGACTGGCACTGCCAAGAGGAAGAGTTCTAGAGGAAGCAAAAAGGAAGTTGATGGAGATATGAATGAAAAGAAAGTACCTACCAAGAAAAAGAGGATATTTAGTAGAACCCGTAAAGCTGCAACAAAAACGACCGGGAGTATTAGTGAGAACCAAGAAGACAAGAAGGCTGATAATTCTAAATCCAAAAAGGGTGCTGATAGTTCTAAAGAGAACAAAGTGAATAATAGGTCAAAATCAAAAGCAAAGGTTTCTGCTGCTTCTACTGTGCCTGATGAAGCTGAGATTTGCATGAAAACCTCTAATGGTGGTTCTCATAGTGAGACAAAGCCACTTGTGCCACTGTATCCTCCCACAGCCAAATCAGTTGTGGTTGTGGAATCAGCCACGAAAGCAAAAGTTATCCAGAATTATCTTGGGGACATGTATGAAGTGCTACCAAGCTATGGTCACGTGAGAGATTTAGCAGGTAGGTCAAAATCCGTCCGCCCTGATGATGACTTCAGCATGGTCTGGGAGGTGCCTGCTGCTGCCTGGACACACCTTAAGAGCATTAAAGTAGCACTGAAAGG AGCAGAAAATTTAATTCTTGCATCTGATCCTGATCGTGAAGGTGAAGCTATTGCTTGGCACATCAAAGAAATGCTTGAACAGCAAGGCGCATTGGCCTGTGATGTGACTGTTGCAAGAGTTGCTTTCCATGAAATAACTGAGTATGCAATAAAAAAGGCTTTAACCTCCCCGAGATATATTGACATGGACTTAGTTAATGCTTATCTTGCACGACGTTCTCTTGATTATCTGATTGGGTTTGGCATATCGCCACTTCTGTGGAGGAAGTTGCCTGGTTGCCAGTCAGCTGGACGGGTCCAATCTGCAGCTTTGGCCCTTGTATGTGATCGGGAAGCTGAAATAGAACAGTTTAAGCCACAAGAATATTGGACAGTACAGACAGACTTCAAAACCCAATTTGCAGATCCATCGAATCACACATTCATTTCATCCCGTATAAAGCTTCTGAATTCAAAAAAGTTGGATCAACTTTCCATATGTTCTCAAGAAGAAGCGCAAGCTATAGAAAAGAGGATTCATTCTTCTCAGTTTGAAGTTATAGGTGTCAAAAGAagtaaaattcaaaagaatcCTCCGATGCCATATATTACATCCAGTCTTCAGCAGGATGCAGCAAACAAACTACATTTTACTGCAGGGCATACCATGAAG GTTGCCCAAAAGCTTTATGAGGGTATGAACCTTTCATCGGAAGAGGCGACTGGGTTGATAACATATATGAGAACTGATGGGTTCCAT ATTTCTGATGGAGCTGCAGAAGACATCCGTTCATTAGTCAAAGAAAG ATATGGTGAGGAGTATGCTGCAGAGGACATCAGGAAGTATTTAAAGAAGGTGAAAAATGCTCAAGAAGCCCATGAAGCCATTAGGCCCACCAGTATAAGGAGGCTGCCAT CATCTTTGGTTGGAGTACTTGATGATGATTCTCTAAAACTGTACACTCTAATATGGAAAAGGACAATGGCTTGCCAAATGGAAGCTTCCAGAATTGATCTG ATTCAAGTGGATATTGGAACTCCAAAAGGTGACATGAGTTTTCATTCGTCTGCATCTAGACTGGACTTCAAGGGATACCAAGCTGTCTATGAG GACAGTGAGGCAAGTCCATCCAGCGACAGCTCCGTGGGAGATTCTGTGCATGAGGGTAACTTTGATGCTTTGTCCAAATTAAAG GTTAAGGACTTGGTGTCTCCAGTTAATGTGCATCTTGGGCAACACTTTACTAAGCCACCATCACGTTATTCTGAGGGTGCATTG ATTAAGAAGCTAGAAGAACTTGGAATCGGAAGGCCTTCTACTTATGCATCTATACTGAAAGTGTTACAG GACCGGAAATATGTGACAATAAAAGGTCGAGTTCTGCACCCTGAATTCCGCGGTCGAATG GTTTCGGCATTCCTTTTGCACCATTTTTCTGAGGTTGCTGATTACAGCTTTACAGCTAACATGGAGACAGAG CTCGACAATGTATCTGCTGGGTCAACCGAATGGAAGGGTCTTCTGAAAGATTACTGGGAACGATTCAGTAAATATTGTGCAGATGCTAGTAAACTGGATGGCAGAAAG GTAGAGAGAATGCTTGAAGAAAAATTTGGTCCTATCCTCTTTCCTGATGTTGACAAGGATAGTAGGATTTGCCCTAG TTGTTCTGAAGGAACCCTGAGATTTAAAGTTAGTAGGTATGGTGAAGGCTACTTTATAGGCTGTGATCGACATCCGAAATGCAA GTACATTGCTCGCTCATTGTCACAGCAAGAAGATGAAACTGAACCCACAGATGAAGGTCCTAAGTCTTTTGAACCCAGGTTACTTGGTGTCATGCCTGATTCCAATGAAAAG GTGTTTTTGAAACAAGGTCCATATGGTCATTATGTTCAGGTTGGGGAGGACAAAAAGGGACTGTTTCCGAAAAGGGCTTCCCTTTCTGAG GTCAAAGATATAGACACTGTCACTCTAGATGATGCAATTGAGCTGCTGCAATATCCCAAAATTCTG GGAAAACATCCTGATGATGATCATCCGGTACTTATAACACATTCTAAAGTTGGATATAACATCAAACATAGGAGATCTCTTGCTGCATTGCCAAAG AATATGGACCCGAAGAAGATCACGCTTGAGCGTGCACTGAAACTTCTGAGTGGTAAAAGTGTCAGACAGATTGGTCGGCCAAAGGGGAAATCTAAAACGAAGGAACCCATTGAATGGCATTAG
- the LOC112889539 gene encoding kanadaptin, whose translation MDPSMPPPPPRNPNPSSSTTSMPPPPPPNPTSASMPPPPPPKPSPPPTQPEAESQTASSAAEVEGRAGPTPSSSMPPPPPPKPAPTAPQPEVEAGAGAGAGAEGSTGPSPSASDSSAGDAPNPSGASSGDTEMEEAAAPPAEQQRQQRPRAPYVIPEWSAAPDHPFFLEVLKDGSIVDQLDVAKKGAYMFGRIDMCDFVLEHPTVSRFHAVLQFRNDGKVFLYDLGSTHGSFINKSQVKKKLYTEIHVGDVIRFGQSSRLYIFQGPSELMPPEKDMQKLWDAKIRQDMLDREASILRAKTQAALAEGISWGMAEDAIEESAEDDADEITWQTYKGQLTDRQEKTRSKIVKRMEKIANMKKEIDAIRVKDISQGGLTQGQQTQIARNEQRISQIMEELDNLEETLNDSIRESIGARSGKSNRGSHKANLEEEDDALSDDDEFYDRTKKKSSQKSNEQQSVETADSLLEKKDSITSDIENKKKLLEEEKHKLAQSSTVDLGDDLDAYMSGLSSQLVHDKIAQIQKELSDLQAELDRIVYLLKIADPMGEAAHKRDLKPREARTPASNDNLRPESKKQNKVVKATSAEKPKDSSNETATNKPAKVETDVSKNQENVSKPAFSMPKPQWLGDKRIIEPEENFINEEKADVEEPDNFVDYKDRKAILSNSGSGKELEEAAPGLILRKRKSTDQSASSETNSSSVESEASVADAVALLLKHKRGLQTSEEMENEDEPHASKREGKKSKQKRVLGPARPDFLEAGPDSETWVPPEGQTGDGRTAMNDRLGY comes from the exons ATGGACCCTTCcatgccgccgcctccgccgcgaaaCCCTAACCCCTCCTCCTCGACCACCTCCatgcctcctccaccgcccccGAACCCCACCTCTGCCTCCATGCCGCCCCCTCCGCCTCCAAAGCCCTCGCCGCCACCGACGCAGCCGGAGGCGGAGTCTCAGACGGCATCATccgcggcggaggtggaggggCGCGCTGGCCCCACTCCATCCTCCTCtatgccgccgcctccgcccccgaaACCCGCCCCGACTGCACCGCAGCCGGAGGtggaggcgggggcgggggcgggggcgggggctgAGGGCAGCACTGGCCCTAGCCCTAGTGCGAGCGACTCGTCAGCGGGGGATGCGCCGAACCCCAGCGGGGCCTCCTCCGGCGACACCGAGATGGAGGAAgcggccgcgccgccagcggagcagcagaggcagcagcggccgcgcgcgccgtaTGTCATCCCCGAGTGGAGCGCCGCGCCGGACCACCCCTTCTTCCTCGAGGTGCTCAAGGACGGCAGCATCGTCGACCAGCTCGACGT GGCCAAGAAAGGAGCTTACATGTTTGGTCGGATTGATATGTGCGATTTTGTGCTGGAGCATCCAACTGTTTCTCGATTTCATGCCG TTCTGCAGTTTAGGAATGATGGGAAGGTTTTCCTTTATGACCTTGGAAGCACACATGGATCTTTTATCAACAAAAGTCAG GTCAAGAAGAAGTTGTACACAGAGATTCATGTTGGAGATGTAATTCGGTTTGGGCA ATCATCACGTCTGTACATTTTTCAAGGACCATCTGAGCTGATGCCTCCG GAAAAAGACATGCAGAAGCTCTGGGATGCTAAGATTCGGCAAGATATGCTTGATCGCGAAGCTTCCATTCTACGTGCAAAAACTCAAGCAGCTTTAGCTGAGGGAATCTCATGGGGTATGGCAGAAGATGCAATTGAAGAGTCTGCAGAG GATGATGCAGATGAAATCACTTGGCAAACCTACAAAGGTCAACTTACTGATAGACAGGAGAAAACACGTAGCAAGATAGTAAAACGAATGGAAAAG ATTGCCAACATGAAGAAAGAAATCGACGCAATAAGAGTAAAGGACATTTCTCAAGGTGGGCTAACCCAAGGTCAGCAAACACAGATAGCACGAAATGAACAAAGGATATCTCAG ATTATGGAGGAGTTGGATAATCTAGAAGAAACTTTAAATGACAGCATACGCGAAAGTATTGGTGCTCGTTCTGGAAAGTCAAATCGTGGTAGCCATAAAGCAAATCTTGAGGAAGAAGATGACGCTCTTAG CGATGATGATGAATTTTATGATCGGACAAAGAAGAAATCTAGTCAGAAGTCCAATGAGCAACAATCAGTTGAGACTGCTGATAGTCTTCTTGAGAAAAAAGATTCCATCACCAGTGATATTGAAAATAAAAAGAAATTGCTCGAAGAAGAGAAGCATAAGCTGGCTCAGAGCAGTACTGTGGATCTTGGGGATGACCTTGATGCTTACATGAGTGGCTTATCATCTCAATTGG TACATGATAAGATTGCTCAAATTCAGAAGGAACTATCTGATCTTCAGGCCGAGCTGGACAGAATAGTATACCTACTAAAAATAGCTGATCCTATGGGAGAAGCAGCCCACAAGAGGGATCTAAAGCCTCGAGAAGCGAGAACCCCAGCATCTAATGATAATCTAAGGCCAGAATCCAAGAAACAAAATAAAGTTGTCAAGGCTACTTCAGCTGAGAAGCCAAAGGATTCTTCTAATGAGACAGCAACGAATAAGCCTGCTAAAGTAGAGACTGATGTCTCCAAAAACCAAGAAAATGTGAGCAAACCTGCATTCTCCATGCCAAAACCTCAGTGGCTTGGTGATAAGAGGATCATAGAACCTGAAGAAAACTTCATAAATGAAGAAAAGGCGGATGTAGAGGAACCTGACAATTTTGTGGACTACAAAGATAGGAAAGCAATTCTTTCTAATTCAGGCAGTGGAAAGGAGCTTGAAGAGGCTGCTCCTGGGCTTATTTTACGGAAGAGAAAGTCCACTGACCAATCAGCTTCCAGTGAGACAAATTCATCTTCTGTTGAAAGTGAAGCATCAGTTGCTGATGCTGTGGCCCTTCTGCTTAAGCATAAACGAGGTCTACAAACTTCAGAAGAAATGGAGAATGAGGACGAACCACATGCTAGCaagagagaagggaagaagtcaaaacaaAAACGGGTATTGGGTCCAGCGAGACCAGATTTCCTTGAAGCAGGACCAGATTCTGAAACATGGGTGCCACCTGAAG GTCAAACTGGTGATGGGCGCACTGCGATGAATGACCGTTTGGGTTATTGA